The Aeromonas encheleia genomic sequence CAGGGCGTCGAGTCGGGTCAGGATGCGGGCATAACCGCCACACTGGGTGCGCCACTCGGTGTCGCCTGCGGGCAGGAAGCGCATGGGGGCGCCATCGAAATGGGAGTGGCAGTCACTGAAGTGGGCAAGTTGAACCGTAATACTCATCTCGGTCCTCCTTAGAGAAAAAGAGCACCGAGTCTACTGCAGGGAAGGGGGGGAAGCCAGCCCGGCGGACGCCGGGCTGGGAAAGTGTCAGGCGGGTACCATTATCTGGGTGGCGAGGATCACCACCAGCAGGCCGACCGCGACCGGCACCGAGGTGCGCTTGACCACCTCGAACGGTGACAGGTTGCCCATGCCCGCACAGGCGACCACCACGCCGGAGACCGGGGAGATGGTGCGGCCCAGGTTGGAGGCCTGCAGCATGGGGATGACCAGGTAGGCGGGGTTGACGCCGAGGCTGGTGGCCAGGTGCGGGATCAGCTCCACGAAGGCGTAGAAGGGGGCATTGCCCGAGCCCGTGGTGAAGGCGGCCAGGGTGGTGATGACCACCAGCACCAGCATGATGACGATGCCACCGGTGCCGAAGCTCTGGGCCAGATCCAGGAGGTGGGCGATGAAGCCGAGCCCCATCAGCCCCTGGGCGAAGACGCCGGCACCGACCAGCAGCATGACCACGCCGGCGAAGGCGTCCGCCATGCTGCGCCAGCACACCTGCAGGCCGTCGAGCAGCTCCTTGCCGTTGCGCTTGCGCACCAGCTCCAGCAGGGCGGCCAGCACCAGACAGATGACGATGATGGTCACTATGTCGAGCTTGGGGCTCACCTTGCCGTCAAACAGCAGCACGCCGATGATGGGGGTGAACGGCAGTATGGCGTAGAAGCTGGGGGCGTCGGTGATGAGATCGCTCGGGGCGACCGCCTCGTTGTGCTCACCCGACCTCTGATCCAGATAGCGCTGCCAGAAGAAGTGAGCCACCGCCATGGCGGCAATGGCCACCAGCGAGATGGGCAGGGTCAGCTTGAAGGCGAAGTCGAGCAGCTCCATGTTGGCGGCCTGGGCGGCCATCACCACGTCCCCCGAGGTGGGGGCCAGGATGATGGCGGCCGGGGAGGCGCACACTGCCGCCGCGGCGCCACGGGAGATCCCCATGTTGACCATCAGCGGGAACAGGGTGGCCATCAACAGCACGCCGAGACCGGTGGCGGAGCTCACCGCCAGCGACATGGCACAGGCC encodes the following:
- the dcuC gene encoding anaerobic C4-dicarboxylate transporter DcuC; translation: MMELLIGTLVTLAVGRYIFKGYSATGVLLSGGLLLLAITALMGKAVLPASVASTGHVATDVFEYVRYLLVDRGGGLGMLIMVLCGFAGYMSHIGANTILVKLASKPLGIIKSPYILLVAAYLVACAMSLAVSSATGLGVLLMATLFPLMVNMGISRGAAAAVCASPAAIILAPTSGDVVMAAQAANMELLDFAFKLTLPISLVAIAAMAVAHFFWQRYLDQRSGEHNEAVAPSDLITDAPSFYAILPFTPIIGVLLFDGKVSPKLDIVTIIVICLVLAALLELVRKRNGKELLDGLQVCWRSMADAFAGVVMLLVGAGVFAQGLMGLGFIAHLLDLAQSFGTGGIVIMLVLVVITTLAAFTTGSGNAPFYAFVELIPHLATSLGVNPAYLVIPMLQASNLGRTISPVSGVVVACAGMGNLSPFEVVKRTSVPVAVGLLVVILATQIMVPA